A segment of the Geoglobus ahangari genome:
GGAGGAAGCACTCGCTAAAGGTGGCGAGGCACAAGCTCTGGGAGGTGGCGAGCAGAAGGGCCATGATGGAGTGCAACTCCGCAGCCTCGAGGATCGCGAGGGTTGTGGTTCATCCGGACTACAGGGCAGACGGGATAGGGAGGCTTGCGGTCGAGATCGCTGCCGAGTGGATTGCCGAGAGAAGAGTGCCCGAGATGAGGAGAAGGAAGCACCTCGTGGAGGTCATAGCCCAGATGGCCAGATTCAACCCCTTCTTCGAGAAGGCAGGGTTCTACTACATGTGGGACACGGCAAGCGGCAAGCCCGTGCTCTACAGGCCGCTGAGCGATGAGGCTGAGCAGCACATAAAGCGCTTCCTCGAGAGCGACGAGGAGGGCAGGAGGCATGGAGGGAGGCTGTGCGTCTCAAGGTACGGCAGGGTCGAGCCCCTCAGGAAGCTGAGGTTCGAGAGAGTCTCCAAGGTCTTCTCCACCCAGCTCGACGTCGAGAGGGTTTCTGAGGACGTGAGGTTCGTTCTGGAGTCCTTCGGTGTGAGGCAGAGGGTCGTGGAGAGGTACGTGTTCAGAGACCTGAGCCTTGATGTGAGGCCAGGAGAGGTTCTGGCCGTCGTGGGGGCGAGCGGATCGGGGAAAACTACGCTCCTCAAGATGATCCTCGGCTTGGAGAGGCCGACATCCGGCTCGGTTGAGGTTGAGGCGGGAGAGGTGGCCTGCCTGATTCCGGGTGAGGTCGAACCAGAGATTGACGGGAGGTGCGTCATCGAGCACGTTTACGGGGTTTGCGGGGACATCTACCTTGCGGTCGAAGTGCTCAACACCTGCGGGATAAGCGATGCGGTTCTGTACAGAGCGAGGTATCACGAACTCTCCACCGGGCAGAAGGAGAGGTTCAAGCTGGCGATGCTCCTCGCCAGAAGACCGAGTTTGCTGCTCGTCGACGAGTTCGCGGCTCACCTTGACGAGGTCACCGCGATGAGGGTTGCGAGGAAGGTGTCCGAGATTGCGAGGAGGGCCGGGATAACCCTGATTGCCGTGACCCACAGGAAGGAGGTGATCTCAGCTTTATCGCCGGACAGAATACTCTACGTTGGCTACGGTGGTGTGATGGCAGAAGAAAACAGAAATTAAGGGGGTTTAAACGCTGTCCAGCCTCTCGACAACGGCCTGAGCGAACTCCCTCGTTCCGACGAGGTTTCCACCCATGTGCCTGTGCAGGTCGTAGGTCACGATCCTGTCCTCGACCGTGAGCTCTATCGCCCTCTTGATCATCTCCCCCGCCTTCTTCCATCCGAGGTACTCGAACATCAGCACACCCGTCAGGATTTCTGCTGTAGGGTTCACCTTGTTCTGGCCAGCATACTTTGGCGCCGAACCATGCACGGGCTCGAAAACCCCCATTCCGTCGCCTATGTTGCTGCCAGGCGCAACTCCAAGGCCTCCAACCAAGGCCGCTGCGGCGTCGCTCATGTAGTCTCCGTTCAGGTTCGGCATCGCGAGAACGTCATACTCTGCAGTCCTCGTCAGGAGCTGCTGGAACATGTTGTCAGCGATGCGATCCTTGATCACGATCTTGCCCTTGGGAATTTTGCCATCATAGTTGTTCCACAGCTCATCTTCAGTGATCGTGACGTCCTCAAACTCCTCTCTCGCCACCTCGTAGCCCCAGTCCCTGAAAGCTCCCTCCGTGTACTTCATTATGTTGCCCTTGTGGACTAAGGTCACGCTCTCCCTGTCGTTGTCGAGTGCGTACTGTATGGCAAGCCTCACGAGCCTCTTTGTGGCGAACTCGCTTATCGGCTTGATCCCTATTCCAGAATCCTCCCTTATAGTCACCCCAAACTCGTCTGCCAGAAACTTTATGAGCTTCTTAGCCTCTTCACTCCCCCTCGGCCACTCGATGCCCGCGTAAACATCTTCAGTGTTCTCCCTGAATATGACCAGATCAACAGCCTCGGGGTTCTTCAGGGGGCTTGGGAACCCTTTCAAGTAGTAAACTGGCCTGACGTTGGCGTAGAGGTCGAGAACCTGCCTGATCGTGACGTTCAGACTCCTGAAGCCCCCGCCAACGGGGGTCGTGAGCGGGCCCTTCAGGGCGACCCTGTACTCCCTTATGGCATTGAGCGTATCCTCGGGCAGGTATGTGCCGTACATCTTGTACGCATCCTCTCCGGCGTAGGTCTTGAACCACACAATTTCCTTTCCAATCTTCTCGGCCGCAGCGTCAAGGACGAGCATCGCAGCCGGCACAACGTCCTTCCCAATCCCGTCCCCCTCGAAGTAGGGGATGATCGGGTTATCCGGAACCACAAGCTTTCCGTTCTCGTACCTTATCTTCTCCCCCTCTTCCGGCGGCCTGATCTTCTCGAAGCTCATGTGCCCCACTCTGGAGGAGGTAATAAAAGGTTTGCCAGAACCTCACAAGGATTTGAGGCAGGGCTCTCAAACTCCGACACGTTTTAATAATAAAGCCTACAACAGACTTCGATGAACGATGATCTGCTTAGGAAGCTCAACACGTGCATTCAGTGCGGCACGTGCATTGCGAGCTGTTTTTCCGGCAGGGTTACTGCCCTCAACACGAGGAAGATCATCATGGAGTACATCGCCAAAGGTAGGCCCGTGAAGGATGACGACACGATCTGGTTCTGCGTCACCTGCTATGCCTGTCAGGAGAGGTGTCCGCGCGGGATACCCATAACCGACACCATTCTTGAGGCGAGAAAGGAGCTTGTCAGGGAGAAGGGGTTGCCGGGAAGGCTGAAGTATGCCTTCAAGTTCCTCATGGAGCAGACTGCCTACGTTCCCGCGAGGGAGGAGCACGTGAAGCTGAGGGAAGAGTTCGGCCTGCCCCTCTACCACTCCCAGTTCGTTGACGAGGCGAGGGAAGAGGTGTCCGAGATCGTCAGGAGGCACATTGGAGGGGTGGTCAGATGAAGTTCTTTCCCGGGTGCATGATCCACAACAGGTATCCGGGAGTCGAAAAATCGCTCTACTACGTCTTCGAGAACCTCGGCATCGACATCTCCCCTCTCGAGGGTTCATCCTGCTGTCCGGCCCCATCAATAACGAGGTCTGTCAGCAACGAGCTGTGGGAGGAGGTCGGACTGAGGAACTTAAGGCTCGCTGATGGTGAGACGATAATGACGGCCTGCAACGGCTGCTTCACGACCCTCCTCGAGGTCTCGGAGAAGTTTGAGGAGGGGGACGTAAGGCACGTGGCCGAGTTCCTCTACTCTGATGTCGGGATAGACAGGATAAAGAGGCACGTGGCCAAGAGGCTTCCGCTCAGAGTGGCTGTGCACTACGGCTGCCACTTCTTCAGACCGAGCAAGCACAAGAAGTTCGTGTCTCCCGAGAGGCCCACGATGCTCGACGAGCTTGTGGAGGCGATAGGTGCTGAGAGCGTGGACTACAAGTACAAGTTCATGTGCTGCGGCGGAGGTGGTGGGGTCAGAGCGGGAGCTACGGAGGTCTCCCACGACCTGCTCGAGAAGAAGATGGACGCCATAGCCGAGGCTGAGGTGGACGTCATCGTCGTCGTGTGTCCGCTCTGCATGAATCAGTTCGATGTTGGGCAGAAGGAGCTGAAGGAGCAGAGGGGGAAGGAGTACGGCATTCCGGTCGTGCACTACGTCCAGCTTCTCGCGATAGCCATGGGAATGGATGTTGAGCTTTCAGGCATAGACAGGCACAGCATAGTTAGTCAGCCCCTCATCGAGAAGCTAATAATGGGAGAGAGGGTGGAGGAGTAAAAAAATCAGATCATAGACTCGGCGACTTTTATCAGCTCCTCCTTTCCCAGATTTCCGGATACTGTCACCACAACTCCGTCTTTTTCGAACGAGAGCATTCCGGATCCAAACAGCTCAGTGTATAACCCCTCCAAGTCCCCTATCCTCACTTTCTCCGAGTTCTCGTTCTCGACAATCACGCCATCTGCGCTCTCGCTCACCGTCAGAATCCTCCCCCATCCCCGTACATCATCGTCACTGCCTTGCCGTTCACGACCGTTATGCTCCTGAGCTCAAGGTTGGCCGTGTACTCAGGAACGAGCAGCGTGAAGTTAACCATCTTCTGCGCTTCCTCTATGCTTTCCGGCTTCTCTATCCCGAGATCCTTTTCGGTTACAACTTCCGCACCCTCCGGGATTTCGAACTCGAACTCGCTGTCGTCAATTCCGATGTTGAACCTCACGTTTCTGTACTCCGTGATCATCTTCCCGGCAGGCATTTCCTGCACGATCTTCAACGGGAACCAGTACTCCATGTCCACCCACATCTCCATCTCTCCACCCATGCTATCGTTCTTGGGTGTAAGCCTTATCACGTAGCAGTCCCTTCCTGACACCTTCTCACTCCCCACGAGCTCAACGTTGTAGTTCTCGAGCATCTCCTCAACAATCGTTCCGTAGTCGGGAGCTTTCGGAGTGTACTCGCCAACCTCGAACACGAAAACCCTGTTTGACTTCCTGTCGTAGCTCCACATCTTCTTTCCATTGGACACGAAAGTTGCATCCTCGTTCAGGCTCACCATCTTAACCTTGTTTGGCTTCTTGTACAAGTACTCGTACTCCAGCGTGGTGGTTGTGTTGTTGTGGTAAAACGTGATGCTCACCACGCTCCTGAAGTCCTCTATGGACTCGTACTTTTCCTGCATCTTTTTGGCAATCTCGTCTGCGCTCAAGTTCGCGCATCCGGACAATGCAATCACAATTGCCGCCAGCACGAGAATTGTAGATGACCGCATGATTTGTGATTCTTAATTTACTATATAAAATTTTTTACTTCAAATCAACATTATGGAACTCCAGATCGCCCATGGGTGTGAGTTGCGGGCTTTTCGACATCTCGTAGAAGTGGTGGAAGAGCCTGAGACCCCACCTGATCGCATCACCATCCCTCGAGAGGTACATCCTGCTCGCGTCGTAGGAATCTCCCGAGTAGAGGCCGATGGCAAAGCCCTTTTCTGCTACTATGAACGCCACTCTCGCGTCATCCACCACTCTGAGCTCCGAGTTTTTGAGAAACTCTATTGCAAGATCGCCATGGGCAGAGAAGCTCTTCTCGAGCACGTTTCTTGTCAGGATGAGCGTGATGTCCTTCTCTCTCGAAGCTCTCGTGAACAGCTGGGGAAACTCCGGGTGGTAAACTGACGACACGCCCTTCACCCATCCCGACTCGAGGACTATGTCTACCCACTCCTCCACGAGCTCGAATGGATTGGTCCTCTTCAGGATTCTTCCTTCGCACAGCATATGGATGTCGCGCAGAAGATCATGGGGGATGGCTGAAACATCGTGGGTGTTGAAGAACTCCCTTATGCTGTGGTCAACCAGCATCAGCCTCTCGACCTCCCACACCTTCTCTAAAACCGCCCTTCCGTAGGTCGTGAGCCTGTACCCATCCCTGCACCTCTCCACCAGTCCCTGCTGCGAAAAGCTCCTGATGTGGGGCTTGACAGTATCCCTCGACACCTTCAGCGCTCTCGCGATCTCGGAGATTCTCCTTTCCTCTCTAAGCTGCTCGAGGATTCTCAGCTTCAGGCTCGTGGTGGTTAAGCTGATGACTTTCTCAAATCTCTCCATGAGACCACCGCTACTTGCGGTAAACACTGTGTTGCTTAAAAACATGTCTGTAGAGAGAGGAAAATGCAATTTGTAAACAGCACATTTTCACATTCACCAGCACGTCAGAAGGTCTTGAGAGGATTGGAACTGAAAGCAGGAGAGTAAAAAATGGAGAGCAGTAGCTCACTTGGATCTCTCGACGATCCACTTTATCGCCTTGTCCCACAGCTCCCTGTGGGCGGAGCTGCTGACCGTCAGCCCGATGTGCCCCTTGTTGACCCTCAGCATGAGCTTGTCCTTGGACGGTATCTTCTCGTAGAATGGAATCGCACACTCGGGGGGTGTTATGTGATCCCTATCGGCCACCAGAAGGAGGGTGGGCATGGTTATCTTCCTCAGGTCAACCTTCTGCCCGTTGACATCGAACTTGCCCTCTATGACCTCGTTCCTGTGGTACCATCTGGTTATGTACTCCTCATAAACGCAGCCCGGTATCGCTGGCGAGTCGAATATCCAGTGATCCATGTACAGGAAGTCGTGGACGAACTTCCTGTCGTCCAGCCTGTTGAGCAGCGCCTGGTACTTCTCGACCGTGAGCCTTATCGGGTCGACAAGCAGAAACGCGAAGTTGAGGAAGTCTCCACTGGCGTTGCCCATTGCCCGTGCAACCTTGTCAGGGTCTATGTTCCTCGCCCACACCGCGAGCGTGTTGTCGGTGTGGAAGTTTATGGGCGGAGCCTGCACGACGAGGTTCTTCACGTTTTCGGGGTGTAGGGTTGAGTATATGGTGCTCAGAGTTGCTCCAAGGCAGTATCCGTGCAGCGTGACCTTGTCAACCTTCTTTTTCTTCTTTATTATGTTCACGCACCTGTCTATGTAGTCAACGTAGTCTTCGATCCTGTAGTACTTGTCCGCCCTCTTCGGGTACCCCCAGTCAACCATCCACACGTCCAGTCCCGCCTCGAGCATCTTCCTGACCACGCTGACCCTCTCGTGGAGGTCGAGGATGTACGGCCTGTTTATGTACGCGTAGACTATCAGCACGGGAGTTTTGAGCAGCCTCTTCCTCCTCGGCTTGAAGTGGAGGAGCTTGAACAGCCAGTCCTCGTCGACGACGTCGAACTCGCAGCTCCACGGGCAGATGTCGACCTCCTTCAGGCACTCGAACTCACTCACTGCCACCACCTCCAAGCCTGCCCTCAAGCTCCTCGATTCTCCTTTCCAGCTCCCTGACCTTCCTCTTCAGATCCATTATCCTCTTGTACGCCTCGTCCATCTCCGAGACCGTGGCGAATGGGTTCAGGGGGCTCTGCTCGAGGATCGACTCGAAGAACCTCCGCATGTGGTAGGAGTAGTCCATCAGGCTTCCCAGCATCATCCTCTGGATTTTCAGGTACTCCTCAGACTTTATCAGGACGTCGAACTTTCTGGCCACAATCTCTGCGAAGTCATTCATGAACTGGTCAAAGCTCTCGATCCTGTTGCTGTTCGCGTACTCTATGAACTCGTCCACGGACTCATCGTACGCGCTCCGCATCAGATCCCTGTACGCGAAGAAGCTCTCCCTGAATGTCTCCCAGTGCTCGGCAGCCTCGAACAGATCGTTGGACGTCTCCTTGGACAGTATGAACGGGTACTCGTTCAGAACCCTGTATCCGTCGAGCTCGAGCTTGTACCTCCTCTTCGCAAGATCCCACCACCTGTTGACGAAGCTCTCAGTGAGGCTTCTGGCCGTCTCGCTGATCGTGTACCCGGCGAAGAGCTCGGACGTCAGCTTCATGTGGGAGATAAGCGAGAGCACGAAGTCCTCGTACGCCTCGTAAACCTCCCTCTGGCTCTCGACGAGCTTGAGCGTCTCAGGGCCGGGGAGGAAGTACCTGAGGTACTGCTCCCCCATGAGGAACATCTCGAGCGGCCTGAAGAAGAACCTGAATATCTCGTCAAAGACCCTCTCAAACTCCTCATCCTTCTTGATTCTGCCTGAAATTGAGTACTTGCTCCACAGCCTTTCCATGTGTTCCCGGATTGATATGTTTCTGAGAAGGAGTTCGAACGATTCCTTCGGCAGTTTCTTAAAAACCTCAACAATATCCTCTTCGAGCACGGTATCACCTGCTATATAATTTTGGTCTTAAATATTATAAAAACTTCGGTTGAGCGGTAATAGGTGTTTACACGCCGTAATAAAGAGTGTTAATGACGAAGATCTGGAAAAGGCTGAGAACAGCAGAAAAATCAAAAAAATGGAGTGGCGGTGTGCTTCACTGCTTCTCCTTCTTCTGAGCCTTCTCTGTCAGCTCGATCATCCTCTTGAAGATCTCGTCCTGCTGCTTTTCAAGCTGATCAAGCAGCTTTCTGAAGTTCTCGAAAACCTTGGCCTGCGACTCCGAGTACATCTCGACAGACTTCTTGACGCTGTCGAAGACCTCGCTCGGAACGACCTGTCTGAGGTACACCTCGTACAGGCTGACGTAGCTATCAGCGGCCACCTTCATCAGGTCGAGGCTCGTCTTGCTTACCCCAAACCCCATCTTGTAAAAACTCCTCATGGTCTCCAAAAAGTCCTTATACTCCATCACTCCTCACCTCCTTCCTTCACAACAATTACCTTGACGATGTCTCCCTCCTTCAGCCCGAGCATGGCCCTGTCGCTCTCAGGTATGGAGATTCTCCCGCCGCTCTGAACTCTCGCCCTGAACACGGCAATGTCCTTCCTAAAAACGTGCATCTCCGACGCAAATCCGAGCATAGAGGAAATGTTCTGCATGAAGTCTCCCTGCATCTTGAGCAGATCATTCCACAGCTTCTGCATTTCCTTGAGGTATTCTGGAACCATCATATACCATTTGGTGGCAATGATATAAATATGTTTTGGTTTTACCAGAGGAGGACCACAACGTAACCCTCCGCAACCACATCCTCGCCAACCAGACACCTGACGTTCAGCCTGTACTTCCTCCTGTCCTTCTCCACAACCTCTCCGACGACCTTGACCACATCACCAATCCTCACGGGCTTGGTGTACCTGAAGCTGGCCTCGAGCAGCACGACGATCCCCGGCATTCTCGCAACTGCTGCCGATACGAGGCTCGTGGTGAGCATTCCGTGAACAACTCTCCCGCCAAACCTCGTCGTTTTTGCGACCTCCTCATCGAAGTGGAGCGGGTTCAGGTCTCCTGAGGCAAGACCGAAAAAGCAGACGTCCACCTCCTCAAGCCTCTTCTCGTACTCTATGGTGTATCCAACGTCCACATTCCCTTCAAACTTCTCGAATTCGACAACCTCTCCACCGTACTTCCGGTAAATTTCCTTTATCTCTTCTAACATATTTTATTATCTTCTCCTGAAGATGTATAACGCTTTCCCTGGGATGAGGTGATGCTGGTGAGGAAAACCCATGCTTAACTTTTTATTGCCTCACTGCCAAACTCCCCTCATGGGTCTCAGCGACAGTCTGAGGTGCTACGGAATCAGGGAGGGGAAGACCGGCGTTGGAATCGCGGTGATGGCCGGCAGGATATTCGCAGTCTACACCCAGAACAGGATCAGGGCCGCTCCGGTGATATTCAACCTGCAGAACCTCGGAAAGAGGGTGAAGGGAATCATCGTGAACTCTGGCAACGCGAACGCGTACACAGGAGAAGAAGGGTTGAGAAAGGCGAGGAGGATGGCCGAGTTTCTCGCTGAGAGGCTAAACTGCGACCTGAGCGAGATAGCCATAGCCTCAACCGGAGTGATAGGCAGGCAGCTTGACGTTGATAAGATTATCAGGATCGGTGAGAAAGTCCTCGAGAGGCTTGGTGGTGGGGAGGAGCACATAAACGCGTTCGCAAGGGCGATAATGACCACGGACAGGTTCCCGAAGATTGCTAAGCGAAGGTTCGGGGGAGTGGAGATTCTCGGCATCGCCAAGGGTGCCGGAATGATTGCCCCGAACATGGCCACCATGCTCGCGTTCATATTCACAAATGCAAGATGCGATGGGATGGAGGAGATATTCAGGGAGGCTGTGGAGGGATCGTTCAACAGGGTCATAGTGGACGGGGACACCTCCACCAACGACACGGTGTTCATGGTTGCGAGCGAGGAGGTTGAGGCAAATCCAGAAGAGTTCCGCGAGCACCTCTCATCCCTGATGCTGGAGCTTGCGGAGATGATGGCGAGGGATGGGGAGGGTGCGACAAAGGTCTTCTGGGTCAGAGTCAGCGGGGCGAGGAGCGATGATGATGCTCTCAGGGTCGCGAGGGCAGTTGCAGGCTCAAATCTCGTGAAGACTGCGGTTTTCGGTGGGGATCCCAACTTCGGAAGGATAATCGCGGCAATCGGGTATTCCGGGGCGGATGTGGACGAGAGGATAACTCTGAAGCTCAGAGGTGAGAGCGGGGTTGCTGTTCTCGTCGAAGAGGGTAATGTTGTCGAGGGCAGCCTTGAACTTGCGGAGAGGATCATGAAGGAGAGCAGGATTGAGGTACTCATAGACCTCCACAGGGGCAGCGGGGAGGGGTACGCCATTGGCTGTGACCTGACTCACGATTACGTGGAGCTGAACTCCAAGTACACGACGTGATGGCCATGCACATCATAGTTGGCGGCGGGAGAGTTGGAAGACAGCTTGCGGACAGGCTCGAGGAGTGCATAATCATCGAGAAGGACGAGGAGACGTGCGAGGAGTTGAGGAGGCTCGGGTACAGGGTTGTTCACGCAGACGCGAGAGAGAGGGAGGTGTGGGAGAGGCTGCCAGTCAGGGGTGCTACAGTGATACTCGCGACCAACGACGACTCGGTGAACATAGCCATAGCGTCGATAATCCGGGATTTCGAGCCCTCCGACATCGTGGCGAGGGTTGAGTCGGAGAGCTACATGCGCGACTACCGGAATCTGGGAGTCAGGGGTGTGAGCTGCGGGAAGACGATAGCCTCCGAGCTCATCCACGAGCTCATTGAGGCGAAGAGGAGATACTTCGAGATAGTTGTGACAGAGGAGAACTTCGCCGGGATGAGGCTCGCGGACATGTATGTTGGAGAGAGCTGCACGATCATCTCGATATACCGGGAGGGGAAGATCTACCGACCCCACCCCGACTTCGTGCTTCAGGTAGGAGACATTGTGGGCATAATCTGCGGGAAGGAGGTGAAGAAGACAAAAAACCCGTTCGACGAGGTGCTTCTGGTCATAAGGTGCGCTGAGAACTACGAGAGGGTCTACAGGGAGGCGAAGGCAATTGCCGAGAGGTTTGACGCGGATCTGCTGATCCTTCACAAGGAGGATGGCAGGATAATGTGCTCCCTGAAGGCGGACAGCATACAGGACATGGACGTTGAGGAGGCGGTGGAGATCCTTGAATCTCTGACAGACAAGGTTGACCTCATAGTGACCGATCCACCGAAAAAGAAGGTCGACTTCAGGACGAGCGTTCTGATAAAGTTCCCGATACTCTTCGCCAAGGGAAAGGAGGGCTACAGGGACATACTCGCGATAGTCAACACAGACAGGCCTGAGAATGTGGTGAGCTACGCGACAGCCTTCGCGAACTATTTTGGAAAAGGGAAGATAATGTTCCTCGACAGGGAGCAGCTCAAGACCTCCTCCTCTACCGTCGAATCTCCGACAGTTGAGATAACGGTGACGGAGTTCAACCCGCTCGTCGAGGTCGTGAGGGAGGTCAAGAGGGGATACGACCTGAT
Coding sequences within it:
- a CDS encoding ATP-binding cassette domain-containing protein, whose translation is MILRVTGSHAHRKWFGTVELENGLVLYTTGCVASWLFEGDEVEVAARSRPKDVLGRETLFFDDYDLYRIYDGERVKVWGYFRKEVVLSRKSLGREIYSYRILAREAVFERDFEAIAELEQYHYASQKSKVALWRCEGCGKLLESNIKPSCDCGGEVHIVEIKGSTPASRFLVFELADRQPFEPEIVAYVRVDPPVPSMHRRLGDEVVKNIRKLVFPEDWFENVFAPEEEMKELFQELRRKHSLKVARHKLWEVASRRAMMECNSAASRIARVVVHPDYRADGIGRLAVEIAAEWIAERRVPEMRRRKHLVEVIAQMARFNPFFEKAGFYYMWDTASGKPVLYRPLSDEAEQHIKRFLESDEEGRRHGGRLCVSRYGRVEPLRKLRFERVSKVFSTQLDVERVSEDVRFVLESFGVRQRVVERYVFRDLSLDVRPGEVLAVVGASGSGKTTLLKMILGLERPTSGSVEVEAGEVACLIPGEVEPEIDGRCVIEHVYGVCGDIYLAVEVLNTCGISDAVLYRARYHELSTGQKERFKLAMLLARRPSLLLVDEFAAHLDEVTAMRVARKVSEIARRAGITLIAVTHRKEVISALSPDRILYVGYGGVMAEENRN
- the icd gene encoding isocitrate dehydrogenase (NADP(+)), yielding MSFEKIRPPEEGEKIRYENGKLVVPDNPIIPYFEGDGIGKDVVPAAMLVLDAAAEKIGKEIVWFKTYAGEDAYKMYGTYLPEDTLNAIREYRVALKGPLTTPVGGGFRSLNVTIRQVLDLYANVRPVYYLKGFPSPLKNPEAVDLVIFRENTEDVYAGIEWPRGSEEAKKLIKFLADEFGVTIREDSGIGIKPISEFATKRLVRLAIQYALDNDRESVTLVHKGNIMKYTEGAFRDWGYEVAREEFEDVTITEDELWNNYDGKIPKGKIVIKDRIADNMFQQLLTRTAEYDVLAMPNLNGDYMSDAAAALVGGLGVAPGSNIGDGMGVFEPVHGSAPKYAGQNKVNPTAEILTGVLMFEYLGWKKAGEMIKRAIELTVEDRIVTYDLHRHMGGNLVGTREFAQAVVERLDSV
- a CDS encoding 4Fe-4S dicluster domain-containing protein, with amino-acid sequence MNDDLLRKLNTCIQCGTCIASCFSGRVTALNTRKIIMEYIAKGRPVKDDDTIWFCVTCYACQERCPRGIPITDTILEARKELVREKGLPGRLKYAFKFLMEQTAYVPAREEHVKLREEFGLPLYHSQFVDEAREEVSEIVRRHIGGVVR
- a CDS encoding CoB--CoM heterodisulfide reductase iron-sulfur subunit B family protein, with amino-acid sequence MKFFPGCMIHNRYPGVEKSLYYVFENLGIDISPLEGSSCCPAPSITRSVSNELWEEVGLRNLRLADGETIMTACNGCFTTLLEVSEKFEEGDVRHVAEFLYSDVGIDRIKRHVAKRLPLRVAVHYGCHFFRPSKHKKFVSPERPTMLDELVEAIGAESVDYKYKFMCCGGGGGVRAGATEVSHDLLEKKMDAIAEAEVDVIVVVCPLCMNQFDVGQKELKEQRGKEYGIPVVHYVQLLAIAMGMDVELSGIDRHSIVSQPLIEKLIMGERVEE
- a CDS encoding DUF4367 domain-containing protein; protein product: MSESADGVIVENENSEKVRIGDLEGLYTELFGSGMLSFEKDGVVVTVSGNLGKEELIKVAESMI
- a CDS encoding LolA family protein, with amino-acid sequence MRSSTILVLAAIVIALSGCANLSADEIAKKMQEKYESIEDFRSVVSITFYHNNTTTTLEYEYLYKKPNKVKMVSLNEDATFVSNGKKMWSYDRKSNRVFVFEVGEYTPKAPDYGTIVEEMLENYNVELVGSEKVSGRDCYVIRLTPKNDSMGGEMEMWVDMEYWFPLKIVQEMPAGKMITEYRNVRFNIGIDDSEFEFEIPEGAEVVTEKDLGIEKPESIEEAQKMVNFTLLVPEYTANLELRSITVVNGKAVTMMYGDGGGF
- a CDS encoding helix-turn-helix transcriptional regulator codes for the protein MERFEKVISLTTTSLKLRILEQLREERRISEIARALKVSRDTVKPHIRSFSQQGLVERCRDGYRLTTYGRAVLEKVWEVERLMLVDHSIREFFNTHDVSAIPHDLLRDIHMLCEGRILKRTNPFELVEEWVDIVLESGWVKGVSSVYHPEFPQLFTRASREKDITLILTRNVLEKSFSAHGDLAIEFLKNSELRVVDDARVAFIVAEKGFAIGLYSGDSYDASRMYLSRDGDAIRWGLRLFHHFYEMSKSPQLTPMGDLEFHNVDLK
- a CDS encoding alpha/beta fold hydrolase, whose amino-acid sequence is MSEFECLKEVDICPWSCEFDVVDEDWLFKLLHFKPRRKRLLKTPVLIVYAYINRPYILDLHERVSVVRKMLEAGLDVWMVDWGYPKRADKYYRIEDYVDYIDRCVNIIKKKKKVDKVTLHGYCLGATLSTIYSTLHPENVKNLVVQAPPINFHTDNTLAVWARNIDPDKVARAMGNASGDFLNFAFLLVDPIRLTVEKYQALLNRLDDRKFVHDFLYMDHWIFDSPAIPGCVYEEYITRWYHRNEVIEGKFDVNGQKVDLRKITMPTLLLVADRDHITPPECAIPFYEKIPSKDKLMLRVNKGHIGLTVSSSAHRELWDKAIKWIVERSK
- a CDS encoding poly(R)-hydroxyalkanoic acid synthase subunit PhaE — encoded protein: MLEEDIVEVFKKLPKESFELLLRNISIREHMERLWSKYSISGRIKKDEEFERVFDEIFRFFFRPLEMFLMGEQYLRYFLPGPETLKLVESQREVYEAYEDFVLSLISHMKLTSELFAGYTISETARSLTESFVNRWWDLAKRRYKLELDGYRVLNEYPFILSKETSNDLFEAAEHWETFRESFFAYRDLMRSAYDESVDEFIEYANSNRIESFDQFMNDFAEIVARKFDVLIKSEEYLKIQRMMLGSLMDYSYHMRRFFESILEQSPLNPFATVSEMDEAYKRIMDLKRKVRELERRIEELEGRLGGGGSE
- a CDS encoding AbrB/MazE/SpoVT family DNA-binding domain-containing protein gives rise to the protein MMVPEYLKEMQKLWNDLLKMQGDFMQNISSMLGFASEMHVFRKDIAVFRARVQSGGRISIPESDRAMLGLKEGDIVKVIVVKEGGEE
- a CDS encoding MaoC/PaaZ C-terminal domain-containing protein, producing the protein MLEEIKEIYRKYGGEVVEFEKFEGNVDVGYTIEYEKRLEEVDVCFFGLASGDLNPLHFDEEVAKTTRFGGRVVHGMLTTSLVSAAVARMPGIVVLLEASFRYTKPVRIGDVVKVVGEVVEKDRRKYRLNVRCLVGEDVVAEGYVVVLLW
- the argJ gene encoding bifunctional ornithine acetyltransferase/N-acetylglutamate synthase; translation: MGLSDSLRCYGIREGKTGVGIAVMAGRIFAVYTQNRIRAAPVIFNLQNLGKRVKGIIVNSGNANAYTGEEGLRKARRMAEFLAERLNCDLSEIAIASTGVIGRQLDVDKIIRIGEKVLERLGGGEEHINAFARAIMTTDRFPKIAKRRFGGVEILGIAKGAGMIAPNMATMLAFIFTNARCDGMEEIFREAVEGSFNRVIVDGDTSTNDTVFMVASEEVEANPEEFREHLSSLMLELAEMMARDGEGATKVFWVRVSGARSDDDALRVARAVAGSNLVKTAVFGGDPNFGRIIAAIGYSGADVDERITLKLRGESGVAVLVEEGNVVEGSLELAERIMKESRIEVLIDLHRGSGEGYAIGCDLTHDYVELNSKYTT
- a CDS encoding potassium channel family protein, translated to MAMHIIVGGGRVGRQLADRLEECIIIEKDEETCEELRRLGYRVVHADAREREVWERLPVRGATVILATNDDSVNIAIASIIRDFEPSDIVARVESESYMRDYRNLGVRGVSCGKTIASELIHELIEAKRRYFEIVVTEENFAGMRLADMYVGESCTIISIYREGKIYRPHPDFVLQVGDIVGIICGKEVKKTKNPFDEVLLVIRCAENYERVYREAKAIAERFDADLLILHKEDGRIMCSLKADSIQDMDVEEAVEILESLTDKVDLIVTDPPKKKVDFRTSVLIKFPILFAKGKEGYRDILAIVNTDRPENVVSYATAFANYFGKGKIMFLDREQLKTSSSTVESPTVEITVTEFNPLVEVVREVKRGYDLIIFSISNSVGNIDSEFLWKFILDTDSSVLVVR